One stretch of Mus pahari chromosome 15, PAHARI_EIJ_v1.1, whole genome shotgun sequence DNA includes these proteins:
- the Cd14 gene encoding monocyte differentiation antigen CD14, which yields METVLGLLLLLLTLVHTSPATAEPCKLEELDEESVRCFCNFSDPQPNWSSAFQCAGAEDVELYGGGRSLEHFLKRVDTEADLGPFVEVIQSLLLKRLTVRAVRVPTRILFGALRVLGYSRLQELTLENLEVTGTAPPPLLEASGPDLNILNLRNVSWATTDAWLAELQQWLKPGLKVLSIAQAHSLNFSCEQVRVFPALSTLDLSDNPELGERGLISALCPRKFPTLQVLALRNSGMETPSGVCSALAAARVQLQGLDLSHNSLRDAAGSPSCDWPSQLNSLNLSFTGLEQVPKGLPAKLSVLDLSYNRLDRKPRPDELPKVGNLLLEGNPFSTSESHSGEYSCGIVTTGAPSSLAVALSGTLALLL from the exons ATG GAGACTGTGCTTGGCTTGTTGCTGTTGCTTCTGACACTGGTGCACACCTCTCCTGCCACAGCAGAGCCCTGCAAGCTAGAAGAGCTAGACGAGGAAAGTGTCCGCTGCTTCTGCAACTTCTCAGATCCGCAGCCAAATTGGTCCAGCGCTTTCCAGTGTGCCGGGGCGGAAGATGTGGAACTCTACGGCGGCGGCCGCAGCCTGGAACACTTTCTAAAGCGTGTGGACACGGAAGCAGATCTGGGGCCGTTCGTTGAAGTTATCCAGTCTCTGCTCTTAAAGCGGCTTACGGTGCGAGCCGTGCGGGTTCCTACTCGGATTCTATTCGGAGCCCTGCGTGTGCTCGGGTATTCCCGCCTCCAGGAACTGACTCTTGAAAACCTCGAGGTAACCGGCACCGCGCCGCCACCGCTTCTGGAAGCCTCCGGACCGGATCTCAACATCTTGAACCTCCGCAACGTGTCGTGGGCAACAACGGATGCCTGGCTCGCAGAACTGCAGCAGTGGCTAAAGCCTGGACTCAAGGTACTGAGTATTGCCCAAGCACACTCGCTCAACTTTTCCTGCGAACAGGTCCGCGTCTTCCCTGCCCTCTCCACCTTAGACCTGTCTGACAATCCTGAATTGGGCGAGAGAGGACTGATTTCGGCCCTCTGTCCGCGCAAGTTCCCGACCCTCCAAGTTTTAGCACTGCGCAACTCGGGGATGGAGACGCCCAGCGGCGTGTGCTCTGCGCTGGCCGCCGCAAGGGTGCAGCTGCAGGGACTGGACCTTAGTCACAATTCACTGCGGGATGCTGCAGGCTCTCCGAGTTGTGACTGGCCTAGTCAGCTAAACTCCCTCAATCTGTCTTTCACTGGGCTGGAGCAAGTACCTAAAGGGCTGCCAGCCAAGCTCAGCGTGCTGGATCTCAGTTACAACAGGCTGGATAGGAAACCTAGGCCAGATGAGCTGCCCAAAGTGGGGAACCTGTTACTTGAAGGAAATCCCTTTTCGACCTCTGAATCCCACTCAGGGGAGTATAGCTGTGGCATAGTCACCACCGGAGCTCCTTCATCCCTAGCAGTGGCCTTGTCAGGAACTCTGGCTTTGCTCCTATGA
- the Tmco6 gene encoding transmembrane and coiled-coil domain-containing protein 6 isoform X1, giving the protein MWTRRPGRLRSLAFGVEELRRRRREREAALRKARREQQLVSKRLLREDAPEEAGGQSAAVLLGEAEVQQFLRLAQRGTDEKEREKALVSLRRGLQHPDTQQTFIRLEGSMRTLVGLLTSNRALLQLEAARCLHELSHSEQSAVAEACLPATSYLLTYLSGHSSDFIELCLYTLGNLIVESEAVRKQLLPQGIVPAFAACIQSPHVAVLEALGYALSQLLQAKEAPEKIIPSILDSSLPQQMLRLMQPGPKLNLGVAMEFAWCLHYIICSQVNNAVLLTHGALPTLALLLLDLAGAVQRMDDVGLELLACPVLRCLSNLLTEVPAEAMGQQMELRDERLVAALFIFLQFFLQKQPALLPEGLWLLNNLTANSPTFCTSLLSLDLIEPLLQLLPLSNVVCMLVLTVLCNVVEKGPAYCQRLWPGPLLSCLLNTLALSDTEIVGQSLELLQLLFLHQPEAARSFLQQSGLQALEKHQEETQLQERIRALHQTAAIHG; this is encoded by the exons ATGTGGACTCGGCGGCCGGGCCGTCTCAGGTCGCTGGCGTTTGGGGTGGAGGAGCTGCGGCGCCGCCGGCGGGAGCGGGAGGCAG CCCTGCGGAAGGCGCGGAGGGAGCAGCAGTTAGTCAGCAAGAGGCTGCTGAGGGAAGACGCCCCGGAAGAAGCCGGAGGCCAGAGTGCAGCTGTGCTCCTTGGGGAAGCCGAG GTCCAGCAGTTCCTTCGGCTAGCCCAACGGGGAACAGatgaaaaggagagggagaaggctcTGGTCAGCCTTCGTCGAGGCTTGCAGCACCCTGACACACAGCAAACCTTCATCAG ACTGGAGGGCAGCATGCGGACCCTTGTCGGGCTCTTGACCAGCAACCGGGCCCTGTTGCAGCTTGAGGCGGCTCGGTGCCTTCATGAGCTCTCTCATTCTGAGCAGTCTGCAGTGGCTGAGGCCTGCCTGCCAGCGACTTCCTACCTCCTCACCTACCTCTCAGGTCACAGCTCAGACTTCATA GAGCTGTGTCTGTACACACTGGGGAACCTCATCGTGGAGAGTGAGGCCGTGAGAAAGCAGCTCCTGCCACAGGGCATTGTCCCAGCCTTTGCTGCCTGCATCCAG TCCCCCCATGTGGCTGTGCTGGAAGCGCTTGGATATGCCTTGTCCCAGCTTCTGCAGGCTAAGGAAGCCCCAGAGAAGATCATTCC CTCTATTCTGGACTCCAGTCTTCCCCAGCAGATGCTACGGTTGATGCAACCAGGCCCGAAGCTGAACCTTGGGGTTGCCATGGAGTTTGCCTGGTGCCTTCACTATATCATCTGCAG TCAGGTCAACAATGCTGTGCTCCTCACGCATGGGGCTCTGCCCACGTTGGCACTGCTGCTGTTGGACTTGGCTGGGGCTGTGCAGAGAATGGACGATGTGGGACTAGAGCTG CTTGCATGCCCTGTTCTTCGGTGTCTAAGCAACCTGTTAACAGaagtgccagcagaggccatgggACAGCAAATGGAGCTCAGAGACGAGCGACTTGtggcagccttatttatctttctccagttcttccttcAGAAACAGCCTGCCTTGCTACCTGAGGGCCTCTGGCTCCTCAACAACCTCACTG CAAACAGTCCTACTTTTTGTACCTCCTTACTCTCTCTGGATCTGATCGAGCCGCTCCTGCAGTTGTTGCCACTATCAAATGTGGTATGCATGTTG GTGCTCACAGTTCTGTGCAATGTCGTAGAGAAGGGTCCAGCTTACTGCCAGCGGTTGTGGCCAGGACCCCTACTCTCCTGCTTGCTTAACACACTGGCTCTCTCTGATACCGAAATCGTAGGCCAGAGTTTGGAGCTGCTACAGCTGCTATTCTTGCATCAGCCAGAG GCTGCCCGATCCTTCCTGCAGCAGTCAGGGCTGCAGGCCCTAGAAAAGCATCAGGAGGAAACTCAGCTTCAGGAGAGGATTCGCGCTCTCCATCAGACAGCTGCTATTCATGGATGA
- the Tmco6 gene encoding transmembrane and coiled-coil domain-containing protein 6 isoform X2: protein MWTRRPGRLRSLAFGVEELRRRRREREAALRKARREQQLVSKRLLREDAPEEAGGQSAAVLLGEAEVQQFLRLAQRGTDEKEREKALVSLRRGLQHPDTQQTFIRLEGSMRTLVGLLTSNRALLQLEAARCLHELSHSEQSAVAEACLPATSYLLTYLSGHSSDFIELCLYTLGNLIVESEAVRKQLLPQGIVPAFAACIQSPHVAVLEALGYALSQLLQAKEAPEKIIPSILDSSLPQQMLRLMQPGPKLNLGVAMEFAWCLHYIICSQVNNAVLLTHGALPTLALLLLDLAGAVQRMDDVGLELLACPVLRCLSNLLTEVPAEAMGQQMELRDERLVAALFIFLQFFLQKQPALLPEGLWLLNNLTANSPTFCTSLLSLDLIEPLLQLLPLSNVVCMLARVWSCYSCYSCISQRLPDPSCSSQGCRP, encoded by the exons ATGTGGACTCGGCGGCCGGGCCGTCTCAGGTCGCTGGCGTTTGGGGTGGAGGAGCTGCGGCGCCGCCGGCGGGAGCGGGAGGCAG CCCTGCGGAAGGCGCGGAGGGAGCAGCAGTTAGTCAGCAAGAGGCTGCTGAGGGAAGACGCCCCGGAAGAAGCCGGAGGCCAGAGTGCAGCTGTGCTCCTTGGGGAAGCCGAG GTCCAGCAGTTCCTTCGGCTAGCCCAACGGGGAACAGatgaaaaggagagggagaaggctcTGGTCAGCCTTCGTCGAGGCTTGCAGCACCCTGACACACAGCAAACCTTCATCAG ACTGGAGGGCAGCATGCGGACCCTTGTCGGGCTCTTGACCAGCAACCGGGCCCTGTTGCAGCTTGAGGCGGCTCGGTGCCTTCATGAGCTCTCTCATTCTGAGCAGTCTGCAGTGGCTGAGGCCTGCCTGCCAGCGACTTCCTACCTCCTCACCTACCTCTCAGGTCACAGCTCAGACTTCATA GAGCTGTGTCTGTACACACTGGGGAACCTCATCGTGGAGAGTGAGGCCGTGAGAAAGCAGCTCCTGCCACAGGGCATTGTCCCAGCCTTTGCTGCCTGCATCCAG TCCCCCCATGTGGCTGTGCTGGAAGCGCTTGGATATGCCTTGTCCCAGCTTCTGCAGGCTAAGGAAGCCCCAGAGAAGATCATTCC CTCTATTCTGGACTCCAGTCTTCCCCAGCAGATGCTACGGTTGATGCAACCAGGCCCGAAGCTGAACCTTGGGGTTGCCATGGAGTTTGCCTGGTGCCTTCACTATATCATCTGCAG TCAGGTCAACAATGCTGTGCTCCTCACGCATGGGGCTCTGCCCACGTTGGCACTGCTGCTGTTGGACTTGGCTGGGGCTGTGCAGAGAATGGACGATGTGGGACTAGAGCTG CTTGCATGCCCTGTTCTTCGGTGTCTAAGCAACCTGTTAACAGaagtgccagcagaggccatgggACAGCAAATGGAGCTCAGAGACGAGCGACTTGtggcagccttatttatctttctccagttcttccttcAGAAACAGCCTGCCTTGCTACCTGAGGGCCTCTGGCTCCTCAACAACCTCACTG CAAACAGTCCTACTTTTTGTACCTCCTTACTCTCTCTGGATCTGATCGAGCCGCTCCTGCAGTTGTTGCCACTATCAAATGTGGTATGCATGTTG GCCAGAGTTTGGAGCTGCTACAGCTGCTATTCTTGCATCAGCCAGAG GCTGCCCGATCCTTCCTGCAGCAGTCAGGGCTGCAGGCCCTAG
- the Ndufa2 gene encoding NADH dehydrogenase [ubiquinone] 1 alpha subcomplex subunit 2, translating into MAAAAASRAVGAKLGLREIRLHLCQRSPGSQGVRDFILQRYVELKKAHPDLPILIRECSEVQPKLWARYAFGQEKTVSLNNLSADEVTRAVQNVLSGKA; encoded by the exons ATGGCGGCCGCCGCTGCAAGCCGAGCGGTCGGTGCAAAGCTGGGGCTGCGTGAGATTCGCCTTCACTTATGCCAGCGTTCCCCGGGCAGCCAGGGTGTGAG GGATTTCATCCTGCAACGGTACGTGGAGCTGAAGAAGGCGCACCCAGACCTGCCCATTCTCATCCGCGAATGCTCGGAGGTGCAGCCCAAGCTCTGGGCCCGCTATG CTTTTGGCCAAGAGAAGACCGTGTCTCTGAACAATCTAAGTGCTGATGAGGTAACCAGAGCCGTGCAGAATGTGCTAAGTGGCAAAGCCTGA